The following proteins are encoded in a genomic region of Spirosoma sp. SC4-14:
- a CDS encoding ATP-binding protein: MTLSNVDLTNCEREPIHILGAIQSYGYLLAILPETYSIVHASDNIAELLGLPAEQLLGKTIESALADTVLPIGSLVEFLNVGRRNGSWDGLNPYQLVLNEKTWNLIVHQHEGLVLLEWEPVGDHNSFTNQQLISQALTEVQASRTLAELLQNTARRVKKIIGYDRVMVYRFEADWHGHVVAEEKEPHLEPYLGLHYPASDIPRQARELYKVNLVRQIADAASKPSRILSEPDWPANRPLDLTHSVLRAVSPVHIEYLGNMGVRASMSISLLYQGELWGLISCHNYSPRFVDYPARQSAKFVSQLLSAALEFRKDEEDQSNLLHFRQRGQYIHEQLLLDENVVQALTKRSFTILDITKASGAALLFNNKIYKLGNTPSEADILALANWIKASDTETFLETNQLPNLYPPAEAFRQVSAGLLAIVLSKELNEYVFWFKPERIQEVTWAGNPDKPVTVGDDGQARLSPRKSFEAWTQIVHNTSDLWSEAEVSAVVKLREDVLQVVTKQANEIRLLNQRLQLAYEELDAFSYTVSHDLRTPLSSIRCYSEILLEEYGQDFNPDARALFQKVVDSTERMRSLIRHILYYSRMGRTELTKQLIDMRKLLEGIREEILVTAKDRSLTIEIGDAPPIVADPTMALQLFTNLISNAAKYTGPVPQALIQINGKQSDGEVIYTVEDNGIGFDMKQSSKMFDLFKRLENARSFEGSGVGLAIVKRIINRHEGKIWFHSEPNRGSTFSVSFPYEVTT; this comes from the coding sequence ATGACTTTATCGAACGTTGACCTAACTAACTGCGAACGGGAGCCAATTCACATTCTCGGCGCTATTCAATCGTATGGCTATTTACTGGCCATTCTTCCCGAAACATATTCAATTGTTCATGCCAGCGATAATATTGCCGAGTTGCTGGGCCTGCCAGCCGAGCAGTTGCTGGGAAAAACAATTGAGTCCGCTTTAGCCGATACAGTGCTGCCAATTGGCTCATTGGTTGAGTTTCTCAATGTTGGCCGCCGAAACGGATCGTGGGATGGTCTGAATCCCTACCAGCTTGTTCTAAACGAAAAAACCTGGAATCTCATCGTTCATCAGCACGAAGGTCTTGTGCTGCTCGAATGGGAGCCCGTCGGCGACCACAACTCGTTTACGAATCAGCAACTGATTTCTCAGGCCCTGACCGAAGTCCAGGCTAGCCGAACGCTAGCCGAACTGCTGCAAAATACGGCACGACGAGTGAAAAAAATTATTGGTTACGACCGGGTGATGGTATATCGCTTTGAGGCCGATTGGCACGGCCATGTTGTGGCCGAAGAAAAAGAACCTCATCTGGAGCCGTATCTGGGTCTGCATTATCCAGCATCTGACATTCCCCGCCAAGCGCGCGAACTTTATAAGGTAAACCTGGTTCGTCAAATTGCCGATGCAGCCAGTAAACCATCCCGCATCCTGTCGGAACCCGACTGGCCTGCTAACCGCCCACTCGACCTGACGCATTCGGTTTTGCGAGCGGTGTCGCCAGTTCATATCGAATACCTTGGCAACATGGGTGTGCGAGCCTCGATGAGCATTTCGCTGCTCTACCAGGGTGAACTCTGGGGCTTAATCTCCTGCCATAATTATTCACCCCGATTTGTGGATTATCCGGCGCGGCAGTCGGCTAAATTTGTCAGTCAGTTATTATCGGCAGCACTCGAATTCCGAAAAGACGAAGAAGACCAATCCAACCTGCTCCATTTTCGTCAGCGAGGGCAATATATTCATGAGCAGTTGCTACTGGACGAAAATGTGGTTCAGGCGCTTACGAAGCGGTCGTTTACTATTCTGGATATAACAAAAGCCTCGGGAGCGGCTCTGCTGTTCAACAATAAAATTTATAAATTAGGCAATACTCCCAGCGAGGCCGACATACTGGCATTAGCCAACTGGATCAAAGCCAGCGACACCGAAACCTTTCTGGAAACCAATCAGTTGCCCAATCTGTATCCACCCGCCGAAGCGTTTCGACAGGTGAGCGCCGGTTTATTAGCCATTGTACTCTCTAAAGAGCTTAATGAATACGTATTTTGGTTTAAGCCCGAGCGGATTCAGGAAGTAACCTGGGCAGGCAATCCTGATAAACCCGTAACCGTTGGCGACGATGGTCAGGCTCGGCTCAGCCCTCGCAAGAGTTTTGAAGCCTGGACGCAAATCGTACACAACACGTCTGATCTCTGGTCTGAAGCCGAGGTTTCGGCCGTTGTTAAACTCCGGGAAGATGTACTTCAGGTAGTAACGAAGCAAGCCAATGAAATTCGGCTGTTGAATCAGCGGCTCCAACTCGCCTACGAAGAACTCGATGCCTTTAGCTACACCGTTTCGCACGATCTGCGCACCCCCCTATCGTCGATCCGGTGTTATTCAGAAATATTACTGGAAGAATACGGCCAGGATTTTAACCCTGATGCGCGGGCACTTTTTCAGAAAGTTGTTGACTCCACCGAACGAATGCGATCGCTGATCCGGCATATTCTGTATTACTCACGCATGGGCCGTACCGAATTAACCAAGCAGTTGATTGATATGCGTAAATTACTGGAAGGTATTCGGGAAGAAATTCTGGTAACGGCTAAAGACCGATCGCTCACTATCGAGATTGGCGATGCTCCGCCTATTGTGGCCGATCCGACCATGGCCCTTCAGTTGTTTACGAACCTAATCAGCAACGCGGCAAAATACACAGGTCCTGTGCCGCAGGCACTTATCCAGATCAACGGAAAACAATCTGACGGCGAAGTTATTTATACTGTAGAAGACAACGGAATTGGTTTCGACATGAAACAGTCAAGCAAGATGTTTGATCTGTTCAAACGTCTGGAAAATGCCCGATCGTTTGAAGGCTCGGGAGTTGGGCTGGCTATTGTAAAACGAATTATCAACCGCCACGAAGGAAAAATCTGGTTTCATAGCGAACCTAATCGAGGCTCAACTTTTTCGGTTTCTTTCCCTTATGAGGTCACAACCTAA
- a CDS encoding biliverdin-producing heme oxygenase — MTSLPERLRQETRLLHQQTEQLFYTEALQNATLTVAQYEHLLRTHLVFHQDLETAIDQHSDFFRDYEPLTRKKTPWLLADLDYLNSPKPAPMANLFIDWSPIALLGAAYVGEGSMLGGTVIWKLLQNNKAIEPLLAQTRFYQGYGSATGNYWRNFGSFLTRNGSATPDVVIEAAKQAFVTYQQIFEQTEPVRLLNE, encoded by the coding sequence ATGACCTCCCTACCCGAACGGCTACGCCAGGAAACCCGCTTACTTCACCAGCAAACCGAGCAACTTTTTTATACGGAAGCGCTCCAGAATGCTACGCTCACCGTTGCGCAATATGAGCATCTGTTGCGTACTCATCTGGTGTTTCATCAGGATCTGGAAACTGCTATCGACCAGCATTCTGACTTTTTTCGGGATTATGAGCCCCTCACTCGCAAAAAAACGCCCTGGCTCCTTGCCGATCTGGATTATCTGAATAGCCCCAAACCCGCGCCAATGGCCAATCTGTTTATAGACTGGTCTCCAATTGCCCTGTTGGGCGCAGCGTATGTAGGCGAAGGTTCGATGCTCGGCGGCACAGTAATCTGGAAGCTTTTACAGAATAACAAAGCTATTGAGCCCCTACTTGCTCAGACCCGTTTTTACCAGGGTTATGGATCAGCAACAGGAAATTACTGGCGCAATTTTGGGAGTTTTCTGACCCGCAACGGATCAGCCACTCCTGATGTGGTTATTGAAGCTGCCAAACAGGCTTTTGTTACTTACCAACAAATTTTCGAGCAAACGGAGCCAGTTCGTCTCCTAAACGAATAG
- a CDS encoding peptide chain release factor 3, protein MQTNIQAETARRRTFAIISHPDAGKTTLTEKLLLFGGAIQTAGAVKSNKIKKTATSDFMEIEKQRGISVATSVMTFEYDNLKINILDTPGHKDFAEDTYRTLTAVDSVILVIDCVKGVEEQTERLMEVCRMRDTPVIIFINKLDREGRNPFDLLDELEEKLNIRVRPMTWPVNMGSDFKGVYSLIEKKLYFFKVNKTKVEDDVLPIELADSLLDQKVGPRDAEQLREDVELIEGVYDAFDRQAYLDGKLAPVFFGSAVNNFGVKELLEGFCQISPEPIARPTNKREVLPDEKNFSGFIFKIHANLDPRHRDRIAFLRICSGVFERGKFYHHTRLDKNVRFASPFSFMADSKSVVEEGFPGDVVGLYDTGTFKIGDTLTEGEELQFQGIPSFSPEIFKELVNLDPMKSKQLDKGIQQLTDEGVAQLFTLDLGNRKIVGTVGELQFEVIQYRLENEYGAKCRWVPLNYTKACWITAENPAKLAEFIRLKGNQIAYDKDRNPVFLAESEWMLRMNQQNNPDIQFHLTSEFKVAV, encoded by the coding sequence ATGCAAACGAATATACAGGCTGAAACGGCTCGCCGGCGAACTTTTGCGATCATTAGTCACCCCGATGCCGGTAAAACCACATTGACCGAAAAACTGCTGCTATTTGGTGGTGCTATCCAAACGGCAGGTGCCGTAAAATCCAATAAAATCAAGAAGACGGCTACGTCCGATTTTATGGAAATCGAAAAGCAACGGGGTATTTCCGTGGCTACATCGGTGATGACGTTCGAGTACGATAATCTGAAAATTAATATTCTGGATACCCCTGGTCACAAAGATTTTGCCGAAGATACTTATCGGACACTTACGGCTGTCGATAGTGTAATTCTGGTGATCGACTGTGTGAAAGGCGTTGAGGAGCAAACCGAGCGCCTGATGGAGGTTTGCCGGATGCGCGACACACCGGTTATTATTTTCATTAACAAGCTCGACCGCGAAGGCCGTAACCCGTTCGACCTGCTCGATGAACTTGAAGAGAAGCTCAACATCCGGGTTAGGCCCATGACCTGGCCCGTCAATATGGGTTCCGACTTTAAAGGCGTTTATAGCCTGATCGAGAAAAAATTATATTTCTTTAAAGTTAATAAAACGAAAGTCGAAGACGATGTGCTGCCCATTGAACTGGCCGATTCATTGCTGGACCAGAAAGTAGGGCCGCGCGATGCCGAGCAACTGCGCGAAGACGTCGAACTGATTGAAGGCGTCTATGATGCATTCGACCGGCAGGCCTATCTGGACGGTAAGCTGGCTCCGGTGTTTTTTGGATCGGCGGTCAATAATTTTGGTGTAAAAGAATTGCTCGAAGGGTTCTGTCAGATTTCACCCGAACCCATTGCCCGCCCAACTAACAAGCGGGAGGTTTTGCCCGACGAAAAGAATTTTAGTGGTTTTATTTTTAAAATCCACGCCAACCTCGACCCGCGCCACCGCGATCGGATTGCCTTTCTGCGGATTTGTTCCGGCGTGTTTGAGCGGGGTAAGTTTTATCATCATACCCGTTTGGACAAAAACGTTCGGTTTGCGTCGCCTTTTAGTTTTATGGCCGATAGCAAAAGTGTGGTTGAGGAAGGGTTTCCGGGCGATGTTGTTGGCTTATACGATACCGGAACCTTCAAAATTGGTGATACGCTGACCGAAGGCGAAGAGTTACAATTTCAGGGGATTCCGAGCTTTTCACCCGAAATTTTTAAAGAGTTGGTCAATCTCGACCCCATGAAATCGAAGCAGCTCGACAAGGGTATTCAGCAACTGACCGACGAAGGAGTTGCCCAGTTGTTTACGCTCGATTTGGGCAATCGAAAAATTGTTGGAACCGTTGGGGAGCTCCAGTTCGAAGTTATTCAATATCGTCTGGAAAACGAATACGGAGCCAAATGCCGTTGGGTACCACTCAACTATACCAAAGCGTGCTGGATTACGGCCGAAAACCCTGCCAAACTAGCTGAATTTATCCGCTTGAAAGGGAATCAGATCGCCTACGATAAAGATCGGAATCCGGTGTTTCTGGCCGAATCGGAGTGGATGTTACGCATGAATCAGCAAAATAACCCCGATATTCAGTTCCATCTGACATCAGAATTTAAAGTAGCTGTATAG
- a CDS encoding DUF423 domain-containing protein, protein MKFFIQSGAALGLLGVALGAFGAHALRGMLEASGRTATFETAVKYQFYHALALVLVGVLMQVFSSNPSIVKLLNWSGYSLLGGTLIFSGSLYILCFTGITWLGAITPLGGVAMIAGWALLLWAFV, encoded by the coding sequence ATGAAATTTTTTATTCAATCGGGAGCGGCCCTGGGGCTGCTGGGCGTTGCGCTTGGTGCATTTGGGGCACATGCTCTGCGGGGGATGCTGGAAGCCTCCGGGCGCACAGCCACCTTCGAAACAGCCGTTAAATATCAGTTCTACCATGCCCTGGCTCTTGTACTGGTAGGCGTGTTAATGCAGGTGTTTAGCAGCAATCCGTCAATCGTAAAGCTCCTGAACTGGTCGGGCTATTCCTTGCTGGGCGGTACGCTGATTTTCTCCGGTTCGCTCTATATTCTCTGTTTCACGGGGATTACCTGGCTTGGTGCGATCACTCCACTGGGTGGCGTTGCCATGATTGCCGGATGGGCACTTTTATTGTGGGCGTTTGTTTAA
- a CDS encoding ABC transporter permease, with protein sequence MKNVLTSYFNQSKGTVRVPKRGIGQYGIFIAFIVLCVLLAIVTPKFLTVSNLTNIVTQVSINALLAFGVTFVIITGGIDLSIGSMVAVTGVVAALFAHPDSYPVIVPVLAGLLAGLALGALNGFVITRTKVPPFIVTLGTMTIGRGLALILSKGRPISNLSDSFNFIGGGQVLGIPSPIIILIIAFIGCSVLLKKTVMGRYMYAVGGNEQAAEASGIQLNKVKMMVYTLCGGLAALAGILLTSRITTGQPNAGIGFELDAIAAAIIGGTSTSGGTGTITGTLIGALLIGVISNGLDLLNVTSYYQQVVMGVIIIGAVVLDSLSQTNKR encoded by the coding sequence ATGAAAAACGTACTTACCAGCTATTTCAATCAGAGCAAAGGTACCGTCCGGGTTCCGAAGCGGGGCATTGGCCAATATGGAATTTTTATTGCATTCATTGTCCTGTGCGTTCTATTAGCTATTGTAACACCAAAATTTCTGACCGTTTCGAATCTGACCAACATCGTAACGCAGGTATCTATCAATGCCCTGCTGGCGTTTGGCGTTACGTTTGTCATTATCACGGGCGGTATTGATCTATCCATTGGCTCAATGGTTGCCGTTACGGGTGTTGTTGCGGCCTTGTTTGCTCATCCCGATAGCTATCCGGTTATTGTACCGGTGCTGGCGGGTTTACTGGCAGGGCTGGCGCTGGGTGCTCTCAATGGATTTGTGATTACGCGAACTAAAGTACCTCCCTTCATTGTCACCCTCGGAACCATGACCATCGGTCGGGGTCTGGCGCTAATCCTCAGCAAAGGCCGTCCTATTTCGAACCTGTCCGACTCATTCAATTTTATTGGTGGCGGCCAGGTTCTGGGTATTCCTTCTCCAATCATTATTCTCATTATTGCTTTTATAGGCTGCTCCGTTCTGTTGAAAAAGACCGTTATGGGACGATATATGTATGCTGTTGGTGGCAACGAACAGGCTGCCGAAGCCTCGGGCATTCAACTGAACAAAGTAAAAATGATGGTTTATACGCTTTGCGGAGGGTTAGCTGCTCTGGCCGGTATTCTACTGACCTCCCGCATCACAACGGGGCAACCCAATGCAGGTATTGGTTTCGAACTCGACGCCATTGCTGCAGCCATCATCGGCGGCACCAGCACATCCGGTGGCACGGGCACTATTACCGGCACACTCATCGGCGCTCTGTTGATTGGTGTAATTAGTAATGGCCTCGATCTGCTCAACGTAACGTCCTACTACCAGCAGGTTGTTATGGGCGTGATCATTATTGGTGCCGTGGTGCTTGACAGCCTGAGCCAAACAAACAAACGATAA
- a CDS encoding SMP-30/gluconolactonase/LRE family protein → MTFFYKAGLVLALLVALPTITVGQQQNAQLADSVRVVAPGATVKQISSQFTFTEGPAVNRKGEIYFTDQPNDKIWKYGTDGQLSLFMDKAGRSNGLYFDKKGNLVSCADAKDELWSITPDKKVTVLMTDFKGQRLNGPNDLWIDSKGGIYFTDPYYQRDYWERKKPDIDGQKVYYLPKGQKEAQVVDADLMQPNGIVGTPDGKYLYVADIRANKTYRYQINADGRLTNRQLYVSQGSDGMTLDNQGNLYLSGRGVTVYDPTGKKIGTIPIPSRWVGNVCFGGKDRKTLFITATESVYTVQMRTKGVE, encoded by the coding sequence ATGACCTTTTTCTATAAAGCTGGGCTAGTGTTGGCATTGCTTGTTGCCCTACCCACAATTACAGTTGGCCAACAGCAGAATGCGCAACTGGCCGATTCGGTTCGTGTAGTGGCTCCGGGCGCTACTGTGAAGCAGATTTCAAGTCAGTTTACTTTTACGGAAGGCCCGGCAGTTAATCGTAAAGGCGAAATCTATTTTACGGATCAACCTAACGACAAAATCTGGAAATATGGTACGGATGGCCAGCTAAGTTTATTTATGGATAAGGCAGGACGTTCTAATGGATTGTACTTCGACAAAAAAGGGAATCTGGTTTCCTGCGCCGATGCGAAGGACGAACTTTGGTCTATTACACCCGATAAGAAAGTAACGGTGTTAATGACCGATTTTAAGGGCCAGCGGCTAAACGGTCCTAACGATTTATGGATTGATTCGAAAGGGGGTATTTATTTTACCGACCCTTATTATCAGCGCGATTATTGGGAGCGTAAAAAGCCGGATATCGACGGCCAGAAAGTGTATTATTTGCCAAAAGGCCAAAAAGAAGCACAGGTTGTCGATGCCGATCTGATGCAGCCAAACGGTATTGTTGGTACTCCCGACGGGAAATACCTGTATGTTGCCGACATACGGGCCAACAAAACATACCGGTACCAGATCAATGCCGATGGTCGTTTAACCAATCGCCAGTTGTATGTCTCCCAGGGCTCCGATGGCATGACGCTCGACAATCAGGGTAATCTTTATCTGTCGGGGCGGGGGGTTACGGTGTATGATCCGACCGGTAAAAAGATCGGTACTATTCCTATTCCGTCGCGCTGGGTCGGGAATGTATGTTTTGGTGGAAAAGACCGTAAAACATTATTCATAACTGCCACCGAATCGGTTTATACGGTACAAATGCGAACAAAAGGAGTTGAATAA
- a CDS encoding sugar ABC transporter substrate-binding protein — protein MIRIPSTIVCNVLGLTLLLAGCGQSGKSDQNGQDKPLVIGATMLSMQNEFIVNVNDEMAKKAEESGVEFISVDAERSALKQIEQVESFIAQKVDAIIMNPCEVEASSPAVTKALAAHIPIINVNSATSAKPTAFVGSDDVESGRIAMNYIAKRLNGKGNVVMMHGYMGQAAQIQREQGAREVLKQFPGLKLIAHQTGEWDRAKSMALMENWIQSYGSDINAVFAQNDEMGMGAVKALTSAGLKNKVIVVSIDAIPDALQAVKNGTLDATIFQNAEQQGAKAIETAIKIIKGQPYDKETLVPFELVTKENVGQYIK, from the coding sequence ATGATACGCATACCATCAACTATAGTATGTAATGTTCTAGGACTTACCTTATTACTCGCCGGATGCGGCCAATCTGGCAAAAGCGATCAAAACGGACAAGACAAGCCGCTTGTTATTGGCGCTACGATGCTCAGTATGCAGAATGAATTCATTGTCAACGTCAACGACGAGATGGCCAAAAAGGCTGAAGAAAGTGGTGTTGAATTTATTTCTGTCGATGCCGAACGGTCGGCGCTGAAGCAAATTGAGCAGGTCGAAAGCTTTATTGCCCAGAAAGTCGATGCCATCATCATGAACCCCTGCGAAGTCGAAGCCAGTTCTCCGGCTGTAACGAAGGCCCTGGCGGCTCATATTCCAATCATCAATGTTAATTCGGCCACCAGCGCCAAACCAACCGCGTTTGTCGGCTCCGACGATGTCGAATCGGGTCGTATTGCCATGAACTATATTGCGAAACGGCTCAATGGCAAAGGCAATGTTGTTATGATGCACGGCTATATGGGTCAGGCAGCGCAGATCCAGCGCGAACAGGGTGCCCGCGAAGTATTGAAACAATTTCCGGGATTGAAGCTGATTGCTCACCAAACTGGCGAATGGGATCGGGCCAAATCGATGGCATTGATGGAAAACTGGATTCAGTCGTACGGTTCCGACATCAATGCGGTTTTCGCGCAGAATGATGAAATGGGTATGGGAGCCGTAAAAGCGCTAACCAGTGCAGGATTAAAAAACAAGGTAATTGTGGTTAGTATTGATGCCATTCCTGATGCCCTACAGGCCGTAAAAAACGGCACGCTGGATGCAACTATTTTCCAAAATGCCGAACAACAGGGAGCCAAAGCGATAGAAACGGCAATTAAAATTATTAAAGGACAGCCATACGATAAAGAAACGCTCGTTCCATTTGAGCTGGTTACTAAAGAAAACGTTGGGCAATACATTAAATGA
- a CDS encoding PAS domain-containing protein, with amino-acid sequence MNQLNYQRSPHPEEALLLRSYNQFQTALSIGLIATWFWDIDSDRVYGDSNLLRMFDQKSADATEGLPLNVFTNNIHSDDRDRIIQLIQRSMQSGQNYEAEYRIVNREEESKWVLARGQLTYNASGEPVTFSGVLVDVTDRKRAEMQTRETEERLRLAIQSAQLGTWDMNPLTGELIWSERTKELFGLSPTAFVDYSVFLKALHPDDRERTDRVVQAALQPGSAGRYDIEYRTVGIEDGSLRWIRANGQAFFNEQGIASRFTGTVIDITDSKRSEELLQQRVAEQTQDLEQQTHQLRTVLDASLNSIIAMTAIRNEAGLIIDFMMDTANEAVIKSNFMTPDQIVGRTLLTVFPGNRENGFFDLYIRVVETGKSERSTQYYRDDFGLEGWFEVSAVKQGTNGVVVTYNNITDRKKAELAAQQQASELREANAELKRSNENLQQFAQIASHDLQEPLRRIQAFSDMLNSQFADNLSDGERDMIRRIQKSARRMQLLIKDLLTYSQLTTQREPFAEVSLTDVVTDVLSDLEIRITEKKARIDTVPLPAVRGSSSRLRQLFQNLIANALKFTLPGRQPVIQIRYQSALADVLPPELQDQPASSFWLITVVDNGIGFDERYKDRIFTPFQRLHDTATYGGTGIGLAICQRVAESHGGAIDATSQPGSGSIFKVFLPVLS; translated from the coding sequence ATGAATCAACTTAACTATCAACGTTCTCCGCACCCCGAAGAAGCCTTGTTGCTGCGTTCCTATAACCAGTTTCAGACTGCCCTTAGCATTGGTCTTATTGCCACCTGGTTTTGGGATATCGATAGCGATAGAGTATATGGCGACTCCAATCTGTTGCGGATGTTCGACCAGAAAAGCGCTGATGCAACTGAAGGGCTACCTCTGAATGTATTTACAAACAATATTCATAGCGACGATCGGGATCGAATCATTCAGTTGATTCAGAGGTCTATGCAGTCGGGTCAGAATTATGAGGCAGAGTACCGGATTGTGAATCGGGAAGAAGAAAGTAAATGGGTGCTTGCCCGTGGTCAATTGACGTATAATGCCAGTGGCGAACCCGTGACGTTTTCGGGCGTATTGGTTGATGTAACCGATCGTAAACGAGCGGAGATGCAGACCCGCGAAACCGAAGAGCGATTACGGCTGGCCATTCAGTCGGCGCAACTCGGAACCTGGGATATGAATCCATTGACGGGCGAACTGATATGGTCGGAGCGAACAAAAGAATTGTTTGGCTTATCGCCAACCGCTTTTGTCGATTATTCTGTGTTTCTGAAGGCACTGCATCCCGATGATCGGGAGCGTACAGACCGGGTGGTGCAGGCTGCTTTGCAACCCGGAAGCGCTGGCCGTTACGATATCGAATATCGGACAGTAGGTATTGAAGATGGAAGTCTGCGCTGGATACGAGCCAATGGACAGGCTTTTTTTAATGAGCAGGGCATAGCCAGCCGATTTACCGGGACGGTTATCGACATTACCGATAGCAAACGGTCGGAAGAATTGCTGCAACAACGAGTAGCTGAACAAACTCAGGACCTCGAACAGCAAACGCATCAGTTGCGAACGGTATTGGATGCATCGCTGAATAGCATTATTGCTATGACCGCCATCCGCAACGAAGCCGGTCTTATCATCGATTTTATGATGGATACGGCCAACGAAGCGGTTATAAAAAGTAATTTTATGACGCCCGACCAAATTGTTGGGCGAACCTTGCTGACTGTATTTCCGGGCAATCGCGAAAACGGCTTTTTTGACCTGTATATTCGGGTCGTAGAAACGGGAAAATCGGAGCGGAGTACTCAATACTATCGTGATGATTTTGGCCTGGAAGGCTGGTTTGAGGTGTCGGCTGTGAAACAGGGTACCAACGGCGTTGTGGTAACGTACAATAACATTACTGACCGTAAAAAGGCCGAGCTGGCCGCTCAGCAACAGGCTTCCGAGCTAAGAGAAGCAAACGCCGAACTGAAGCGTTCGAACGAAAACTTGCAACAGTTTGCGCAGATAGCCTCCCACGATTTGCAGGAACCGCTTCGCCGGATTCAGGCTTTTAGCGATATGCTGAATAGCCAGTTTGCCGATAATTTGTCGGATGGCGAACGGGATATGATTCGGCGAATTCAGAAATCGGCCCGGCGAATGCAACTGCTCATCAAAGATTTGCTCACCTATTCGCAGTTAACTACACAGCGGGAACCGTTTGCGGAAGTATCGTTAACCGATGTTGTAACCGACGTGCTTAGCGATCTGGAGATACGTATTACCGAAAAAAAAGCCCGAATCGATACCGTACCATTGCCCGCCGTTCGGGGGAGTTCGTCGCGTTTGCGGCAATTGTTTCAGAACCTGATTGCCAATGCACTCAAATTTACGCTGCCGGGCCGACAGCCCGTTATTCAGATACGGTATCAGTCCGCGTTGGCCGATGTGTTACCACCTGAACTACAGGATCAGCCTGCATCGTCGTTCTGGCTGATCACCGTTGTCGATAATGGAATTGGGTTTGATGAACGCTATAAAGACCGGATTTTTACGCCCTTCCAGCGTTTGCACGATACTGCTACCTATGGTGGAACCGGAATAGGACTTGCTATTTGTCAACGTGTTGCCGAAAGTCATGGTGGAGCTATCGATGCGACAAGTCAACCCGGTTCTGGCTCAATATTTAAGGTGTTTTTGCCTGTTCTGTCGTAA
- a CDS encoding response regulator, which translates to MADVLYIEDNANDADIFSRLMHKLKLPISYKVINSGSDAVDYLTGQGNYREHPSPLPKLLLLDLNLVGLSGFDIIQYARSVERTRYLPIVAFSTSDNPTDIRSAYEAGINAYVVKPGSYQATATLLRRVYDFWLENNTRIDNK; encoded by the coding sequence ATGGCAGACGTTCTCTATATTGAAGATAATGCAAATGATGCGGATATTTTCAGTCGCCTTATGCACAAACTGAAACTTCCCATCAGCTATAAAGTCATAAACAGTGGCTCCGATGCCGTCGATTACTTAACGGGTCAGGGAAACTATCGGGAGCACCCCTCACCACTTCCCAAACTACTTTTACTCGACCTAAATCTGGTAGGATTAAGCGGTTTCGACATAATACAGTATGCCCGATCGGTTGAACGCACTCGTTACTTACCAATTGTTGCTTTTAGCACATCCGATAACCCAACCGACATTCGATCGGCCTACGAAGCGGGAATCAATGCCTATGTCGTAAAACCGGGAAGCTACCAGGCCACAGCAACCCTGCTGCGCCGAGTCTATGATTTCTGGCTGGAAAATAACACCCGAATCGATAACAAATGA